A stretch of DNA from bacterium:
TCATGTTGTAAAGGCTCGCATGCTCGAAGATGAGCGTCGGATCGGGGTCCAAGAGGGCGGCCCCGAGCATCCCGCGGGCGTCCTCCAGGACGGCGGGGGCGAGGATCTTGAGGCCGGGGATGTGGGCGTACCAGCCCTCCAGGCTGTGGGAATGCTGGGCGGCGAGCTGGCGTCCCGCGCCGGTCGCCATGCGGATGACGAGGGGCACGCTCAACTGGCCTCCCGACATGTGGCGGATCGTCGCGGCCACGTTCATGATCTGGTCGAGGCACAGCAGGCTGAAGTTGACCGTCATGACCTCGACGATCGGCCGCATCCCGCCCAGGGCCGCGCCGATCCCGGCCCCCACGAAGGCCGATTCCGACAGCGGCGTGTCGCGGATCCGCTCCGGCCCGAACTCCTTTAACAATCCCAGGCTGACCGCGTAGCTCCCGCCGTAGCGGCCCACGTCCTCGCCCATGAGGAAGACGCGCGGGTCGTTTGCGAGCGCCTCCCGATGGGCGGCGCGCAGGGCCTCGCGGTAGGTGGTGGCCGCCTTCCTAGCCGGTGATGTGGGGCGTGACGACGTCACGGGTCAAATCCTCCAGGGGTTCGAGGGTCCCTTCCTCGGCGTAGCGGACCGAGGCCTCGACCTCCGCGTCGATCGCGCGTTTCATCGAGGCGGACAAACCCTCATCGAGCCAGCCCTGGCCCTTGAGAAAGGCCTCGAAGGCCGGCAGGGGGTCCTTCTTCTTCCACTCCTCGACCTCCTTCCTGTCCCGGTACAGGTCGGGGTCGAACATCGAATGGGAGCGGAACCGGTAGGTGCGGCATTCCAGAAAATACGGGCGGACCTCCCCGCGGACGATGCGGATCGCCTTCTCCGCGGCGTCGGCCACGGCGAGGGGGTCCATGCCGTCGACCGTCTCCGCCTCGACGCGGTAACTCCGCGCCTTGAGCTCCAAGTCGAGCTCCGACTCGGAGCGGGCGATGTGCGTCCCCATCGCGTAGAGGTTGTTCTCGCAGACGAAGAGGACCGGTAGTTTCCAGAGCGCGGCGAGGTTCATCGACTCGTGGAACTCGCCCTCCGCGACGGCGCCTTCGCCGAAAAAACAGGCGGTCACGTTCTTCCGCCCCTGCATCCGGTCGGCGAGGGCCAGTCCCACCGAGAGCGGAAGCCCGCCGCCCACGATGGCGTTCCCTCCGTAGAATCGCCGCTGGGCGTCGTAGAGGTGCATCGACCCGCCCCGTCCCTTGCTGCAGCCCTCGATCTTGCCGAACATCTCGGCCATGACGGCGTCCATGGGCGTCCCGCGCACGAGGATGTGGCCGTGCTCGCGGTACGTGGCGACGATCGCGTCCTCGGGCCCGAGGAGGGGGATGACGCCGGAGGCGACGGCCTCTTCGCCTATATAAAGGTGGAGAAAGCCGCGGATCTTGGCCTCCGTGTAGAGCTCGGCGCAGCGCTCCTCGAAGCGCCGGATGCGGATCATCTGCCGGAGGATGTCCAGGCAGTCCTCGCGCGTCCTCATGGCGCCTCCTCC
This window harbors:
- a CDS encoding pyruvate dehydrogenase complex E1 component subunit beta; translation: MTSSRPTSPARKAATTYREALRAAHREALANDPRVFLMGEDVGRYGGSYAVSLGLLKEFGPERIRDTPLSESAFVGAGIGAALGGMRPIVEVMTVNFSLLCLDQIMNVAATIRHMSGGQLSVPLVIRMATGAGRQLAAQHSHSLEGWYAHIPGLKILAPAVLEDARGMLGAALLDPDPTLIFEHASLYNMTGAIAEDAGRVPLTGAAVRREGKDVSLIAYGALLFKALAAADALQKDGIAAEVLDLRVLRPLDTESILKTVRKTGRAVVVDEGWRSGSLSAEISARLMEGAFATLKAPVERVCTVEVPIPYAKHLEDAALPQAETITAAARKVLRHV
- the pdhA gene encoding pyruvate dehydrogenase (acetyl-transferring) E1 component subunit alpha translates to MRTREDCLDILRQMIRIRRFEERCAELYTEAKIRGFLHLYIGEEAVASGVIPLLGPEDAIVATYREHGHILVRGTPMDAVMAEMFGKIEGCSKGRGGSMHLYDAQRRFYGGNAIVGGGLPLSVGLALADRMQGRKNVTACFFGEGAVAEGEFHESMNLAALWKLPVLFVCENNLYAMGTHIARSESELDLELKARSYRVEAETVDGMDPLAVADAAEKAIRIVRGEVRPYFLECRTYRFRSHSMFDPDLYRDRKEVEEWKKKDPLPAFEAFLKGQGWLDEGLSASMKRAIDAEVEASVRYAEEGTLEPLEDLTRDVVTPHITG